The Methanobacterium sp. sequence TCAATCATTTCATCACTATTTTCTGATTTTTCAAGATGATATGCGAGGTCTCTTGTTGAATAAAGAGAAGTTCCATCTGATCTTGTCAGTATAAGCTCTTTTTCTATCCCATAATCTTCAAGAGGTAGATAAAGGACTTCATTTCTTTCAGTGTAGCTACTTAAATCATCTAAAATCCTTTTAACAGTACCGTCTTTTACAAATTTACTTTCCCATACATACTTATCGTGTGCAACGTTTAAACGTTCTGATGTAGCTTTTATGCCCTCTAAACATTTGCTTACAACATATTCGAAGTAATCAGCAAGTTCTTCGTCTTTCCCACTTTCATATCTTTTTAATAGCAGGTCAATTTCTGTTTTTAGTTCTTCATCGGCACGTAATTTTTCATTCACCTGGAAATAGATTTTCCCGATTTCATGGTCGACTTTTTCTTTTTCTTCTATTTTAAAATCAAAATTAAGGAGTCCCCAGACAATCATGGCAATTTGTCGCCCCATATCATTAACATAATACTGTGTTTCCACATTATATCCTGCAGATTTCAGCACACGGCTAAGGGAATCTCCTATTATGGAATTTCTAATATGGCCAATATGAAGCGGTCCATTTGGATTAGCTGAAGTGTGTTCAAGGATTATTTTTTCTTCTTTTTCTTCAAGCTGACCATAACTATCATTTATGCTCTCTAAAACCAGTTTTGAGAAATTATCATAATTTATAAAGAAATTAATGTAAGGACCTTTCATTTCAACAGATTTAAATAATTCAGGAGTTTCTATAACATTTAAAATATCTTTAGTTATCTCTACTGGTGGTTTTTTCAACTTTTTTGCAAGCTGAAAAGACACTGTTGATGCAAGATCTCCTAAATCTGCATTTGGCGGTTCTTCAACTTTGATTTCTTCAGGCACTTCATATTCTAGGGCTTTAATTGCATTCTCCAGGGATTTCACTGCTTCTTTTTCAAGTAATCTGTACATAAATTCACCATATAATCATTATACATTAATGAGCTAATTTTAAGAAAATTATATTTCATATTAAGATATCAATAAAAAAATTATTAAAATATATTGTTTATCTGATTTCTGATCTTAAATATTTTTAACATAAAAAATCGTGAAAATAATTTGTTATAATCCTCTTATCCAGAGTGTTATATATCCAACTTTAGGTATAACAGCAGGACCATTATCTTCCATTTTAAATTTTGAAATGATCTGTTCCCTTTTAACCAAGACAGGGTCGGGTGAAGGATTGTTATCTCCTTTCATAAGGTACACGTCCCCTTCAGGTGTTTTGGTTATATTAATTACTCTATGAATTACAGGCTGACCAAACCATGTGGCATTATATATTACTATGTCTCCAATTTTCACCTTATCTGGATTTTTTTAACTATTACTATATCGCCGCGGTAGAGCGCCGGTTCCATGCTACCGCCTGTAACTACATTCATTTTTGTATTTACTGGGCTTAAATTAGAATTCACAGAATATATTCCTATTATTCCAGCCACAAAAATAAAACCAATGATTACAACCGGTACGATTGAAATCAGTTTTTTCGATGATTTCAAAGGTCATTCTCCATATAAATTTATAATCCCCTTATCCATATGGTTATATACCCAATTTTAGGTATGATTAAAGGGTTATTATTTATAGTTATAACCTTTGAAATGATTTGCTCTCTTTTAACCAGGGAAGGATCAGGTGAGGGATTATTATCTCCTTTTATTAGATATAATTCGCCTTCAGACGTTTTTTTAATGTCAATAACCCGGTGAATTACGGGTTGATTATACCAGTCAGCATTATAAACTACTATGTCTCCATTCTCTATAACACCAGGATTTGTATCAATTATAACGATATCCCCTCGCTCCATGACTGGCTCCATGCTTCCAGAGACAACTACATTCATGTGCTGGGCTAAAATAACTCCAATGAGTATAATGACAATATAAGTTGCAATTTCCTTAAGATCCAATTTTTCACCCTTACGGCGTTTTTTATACTATTATTTAAACTTTAAAAGGTTTATATTTTTGCTAAATTATCTTAAAATAGCTCCTTTATCTGCAGAACTTGCAAGTTTTCTGTACCGTGAAAGCCAGCCTTTAACTTCTTTACTTGGAAGGATTACTTCTTCAAGTCTCTTTTTAATTTCATCTTCATCAAGTTTAACATCCAGTTTTCGATTATGCATGTCTATTTTTATTATATCTCCATCTTTTAAAGCAGCAAGAGGACCTCCTGCCATAGCTTCTGGAGATACGTGTCCTATACATGGTCCCCGTGTTCCTCCTGAAAATCTTCCATCTGTTATAAGTGCAACTGACTTAATGCCCATTCCAGATATGGCTGATGTTGGATTTAGCATTTCACGCATTCCAGGACCTCCTTTTGGTCCTTCATATCTTATTATAACTACGTCTCCTTCCTGAATTTCCTTATTAAAGACGGCAGAAACGCATTCATCTTCACTGTTGAAGACTTTTGCAGGCCCTTCGTGTTCCATCATATCTTCATCTACGGCACCTATTTTAACCACAGATCCTCTTGGAGCTAAATTTCCTTTTAATATGGCAAGTCCGCCCTCTTCATGTATAGGGTTATTTAATGGTCGTATAACTTCTTCGTTTAAGACTTTTGCATCTTTAATATTTTCTTTAAGAGTTTTTCCAGTACAGGTCATTACTTCTGGATTTATTTTATCTTCTATTACTTTCAAGACTGCGGGTATGCCTCCAGCACGGTCTAAATCAAGCATTGTATGAATCCCAGAAGGACTCAGTTTGGTGATGTGAGGAATTTTTTTACCTAATAAGTCAAAAGTATCAAGATTTATATTAACTCCTTTATCCTCAAGTTCGCTTGCTATTGCAGGAATATGGAGCGTAGTATTTGTAGAACCTCCAAGAGCTAGATCCGCTGCTATAGCATTTTCAAATGCCTCTTGGGTCATTACTTTTGATGGATTTATATTTTTTTCCAGTAATTCTATTATTTTAGATCCAGATTCTCTTGCAAGTCTCATTTTTTTGGCATCAACTGCATGAGCTGTAGCACAATAGGGTAAACTCATCCCTAAAACTTCTGTTACGCATGCCATTGTGTTTGCAGTAAATAAACCTGCACATGAACCTGCTCCTGGACAGGCACATCTTTCCAGTTCGTCAATTTCTTCCATTGTCATTTTACCTGATGAAACAGCGCCTACACCTTCATAAACATCAATTAGATCGACAGATTTCCCATGGAATTTACCTGGCTTCATTGGACCTCCTGTAACAAAGATTGAAGGAATATCAAGTCTCGCTGCAGCCATAAGCATTCCTGGAACGACTTTATCACATGTGGGGATACAAACAAGTCCATCAAGCTGATGTGCTTGAGCCATGGTTTCTACTGTATCGGCTATTATTTCACGGGAAGCAAGGGAATATTTCATTCCTTCGTGATTCATAGCTATACCGTCGCAAATAGCCATGGTATTAAATTCAAAAGGAACACCACCGGCATGGCTTATTCCTATTTTAACTGCATCTGCAACTTCATTTAAATGAATATGGCCGGGAACAATGTCAGTAAAACTGTTTGCAACACCTATAAATGGTTTATCCATTTCTTCATCTGTAACTCCGCATGCCCTTAGCAGAGATCTGTGGGGGGCTCTTTGCAGACCTTTTTTAATTGAATCACTTCTCATTGAATCACATCTTGAAATTTTTCTCTAATTAATGCTTTATAATCGGCTTATTAGATAATATAAATTTAATTTATTCTTATTTTTAAATAAGCAGTGTTTTTGAATATTATATCCTTTTTTGAGGACTTATAAATTATAATTGTTCAAAACTGTTAATAAGATTTAAGCGTAAAATAATTTATAGTTTTAGTATTTATTAATATGTGTCAGAATTCATATTGCGGGCAGAATTGAAATTTCATCATTTTTTACTTCATAGGTAAATAAAAGAAATGATGAATTTATAGAATCCATTTAAACTTCATTTGTTATTTAGGTATTTTTGAATCATAATGGCTTCTCCCTCAAATATTTAAGATTCAAACAATAGATTATTATCATGCATATAGAATTAATTTTAAAATTTTTAATTTCTTTTGCAATAGGGGCGCTGATTGGTACTGAAAGGGAGCGAAAACAGTCTAAAATAAAAGAATTTGCTGGAATAAGGACTTTCATGCTGATCGCGGTATTTGGAACCTCATCTGCTTTTTTATCAACATTTTATCCTAATTTTTTAATTATAGCGTTTTTAGGGCTTGCAGCAATTGTAAGTTTGAGTTATATCCCCAGTATAAAGGAAACTGGTGATATTGGAATAACTACAGAAGTAGTGGCACTTCTTACATTCATTTTAGGCGCATTATGCTTTACTGATGAAGGATTACAAATTGTCCCCATTCTTGCAATAATAATAACCACTTTACTTGCAGTTAAGCCATATTTACACACTTTTGCACAGAAAATAAGCCAGAAAGAGATTATAAATACCCTTAAATTCCTGATAGTTGCATTTGTGATACTTCCATTACTTCCAAATGAGACTATTGGACCTTTAGGTGTTTTTAATCCCTATCAGATCTGGCTTATGGTAGTATTTATTTCTGGAATAAGCTTTGCTGGATATATATTGATGAAATTTATAGGCGCTGAAAGAGGAATAAGTGCTACTGGAATTATAGGGGGGCTTGTATCCAGTACAGCGGTTACAACTGCCATGGCAGCAAGAGTTAAAGAATCAGATTTTGTTATCAGGGCAGCAGTATTTGCCACAGTTGTTGCAAGTTCAATGATGTTTTTTCGAGTTCTATTTGAAGTATCAGTAATTAATTCTAATTTAATAGGTATTCTCGTTGCTCCAATGCTTAGTATGGGGATTTTAGGTATTTTTTTAGGCTTTTTAGCATGGAAAACAACCAAAGTCAGGGAAGTAGGTGAGGATCTTAAACTTAAAAACCCCTTTTCACTTAAACCTGCGTTAATATTTGGTTTATTGTTTTTGATTATTTTATTTATATCTAAAATAGCCGATATTTATTTTGGAAGCAGTGGAATTTACATTACAAGCATCATATCTGGAGTAGCTGACGTGGACGCTATAACAATAAGTATGGCTATCCTTGCAAGGGATACAATATCTAATGAAGTTGCAGTTACTGCAATAACGCTTGCAGCGATATCAAATACGGTTGTTAAATTTTTTATTGCAATGTTTTTTGGAACAAGAAAATTTGGATATTTGATAGGTGTAATATTCGCCCTAATCATTTCAATAGGAATAATTGCTATAATATTTGTCTAATTAATATTTTTTAACATGCATAATCTCATTAATTTTTAGGGGAATTAAAATCCTGTTTAAAATAAAAATTTAAATAGTGAAAAAATAAATTTTTATGAGTATATATTTTATTTATTTAAGAAAGACAGGATATTCCAGAATTGTTTAAATCTGTTAATAGAACTAGAATTACTCTTATAACTATTTTAGATTCACGGGTGATAAAATGAGGATACTTTTAATTCATTCTGATTATTTAAAGTATAAAACAAAACAGAAGACAAGAATAGCAGAAGATATTGGAGATAAAAAAAGTGAGGAATTCGAAAATGCTCTGGTGGTTTTTACCGCAGTTGAGAAGAAAGATGAACAGAATACAGATGAGATTGTAAAAAATGCAGTTTCAGAAATAATCAATGTTTCAGGTCAGGTAAAACCGGACAATGTAATTATATATCCTTATGCTCATTTAAGTTCTTCTTTAGGCTCTCCTCAATCTGCAAAGAAGATTTTGAAGGATATGGAATCTGAACTAAAAGCAAAAAACATCAAAGTCTCAAGAGTTCCATTTGGATGGTACAAATCATTTGAAATATCATGTAAAGGACATCCATTATCTGAACTTTCAAGAACCATTACTGTAAAACCTAAAGAAGAAGAAAAGGCAACAGAAGAACCTTCCAAATGGTATGTTTTAAGTAAAGGAGAACTTTATGATCCAGAGGATTATGAATTTAAAAACGAAGACCTCAAAAAGCTTACTGATTATGAGCTCGGTAAATTAGAATCCACTGGAGAGGAACCTCCACATGTAAGGCTTATGCGTGAAAAAGGTCTTGCAGATTACGAACCATCCGCTGATGTTGGGCACCTCAGATGGTACCCTAAAGGCAGATTAGTTCGTGATCTTCTCTCAGATTATGTTTACAACCTTGTAACAGAGTACGGTGCTATGCCTGTTGAAACTCCAATAATGTATGACCTTGCTGATGAAGCAATAAGGACACATGCAGATAAATTTGGAGAAAGACAGTACAGAATGGGTACTAAAAAAGAACTCATGTTAAGATTTGCCTGCTGTTTTGGGGCATTTAGAATGCTTTCAGATTCATTTTTAACCTGGAAAAATCTTCCAGTTGGAGTATATGAACTTTCAACATATAGTTTCCGATTAGAAAAGAGAGGAGAAGTAGTGGGGCTTAAAAGACTTAGAGGATTTACAATGCCTGATTTCCACTCAGTATGTGCAGATATTCCAAGCTCAATGGAAGAATTTGACAGGCAAATTGATATGTGCATGCAGACTGGAAAAGACCTTGATGTGAATTATGAAGCTATTTTCAGGGCGACAGCAGACTTCTTTGAAGAAAATAAAGAATGGATATATAATGCAGCAGAAAAAATGGGAAAACCAATACTTCTTGAGATTTTGCCAAGGCGTAAGCATTACTGGATTGCTAAAATGGACTTTGCAGCTATTGATTACCTTGGAAGGCCTATAGAAAACCCTACAATCCAGATAGACGTTGAAAGCGCTGAAAGATTTGACATAACATACATTAATGAAGCTGAAGAAGAAGAATATCCTATAATTATCCATTGCAGCCCCACAGGAAGCATAGAGCGCGTTATAGGCAGTTTACTTGAAAAAACTGCCATAGAAATAAACGAAAGGCCTCCAATGCTGCCGGTATGGCTTTCACCAACACAGGTAAGAGTAATTCCAATTGCAGAGAGACATATAGAACTTGCATCATCTCTTGTAGATGAATTAAAAGAAAATAATATAAGAGTTGATATGGATGAACGTCATGAAACTGTTGGTAAAAAAATAAGGAATGCTGGAAAGGAATGGGTACCATATACAATTGTAATTGGAGATAAAGAACTTGATAGTGATAAATTCACTGTAAATATTCGTGAAAGTAATGAAAAAGTTTTAATGGACAAAGATGAACTCATTAATAGAATACATGATGAAGTAAAAGGAATGCCATTCAGGCCGCTGCCTTTACCATTAAAATTATCTAAAAGAGTTAACTTTTAATTAACTCTTTAACTATTTTTATTTTATTATTGCTTATTCATTTTTTTACATGGTTTTATTGGAAAAATAAACATTATGGGCTATATTGGAAGTTGATTTTTGGAGTTTTTTTCTTTATAAAAAAATAAAATAAATCTGAGGGTTAAATAGTTTA is a genomic window containing:
- the argS gene encoding arginine--tRNA ligase produces the protein MYRLLEKEAVKSLENAIKALEYEVPEEIKVEEPPNADLGDLASTVSFQLAKKLKKPPVEITKDILNVIETPELFKSVEMKGPYINFFINYDNFSKLVLESINDSYGQLEEKEEKIILEHTSANPNGPLHIGHIRNSIIGDSLSRVLKSAGYNVETQYYVNDMGRQIAMIVWGLLNFDFKIEEKEKVDHEIGKIYFQVNEKLRADEELKTEIDLLLKRYESGKDEELADYFEYVVSKCLEGIKATSERLNVAHDKYVWESKFVKDGTVKRILDDLSSYTERNEVLYLPLEDYGIEKELILTRSDGTSLYSTRDLAYHLEKSENSDEMIDVLGSDHKLAIDQLSIALKLLGAESPEVIFYEFITLPEGSMSTRRGVFISVDDLMDEAVERAYLEIKKRREDLEKWSAMKIAEEIGIGAIRYFIARLSPEKHIVFKWDEALSFERGCASIQYAHARACKLLEKADFNAEKVVESYYLSHPSEIELVKMLSKFTSVIEESVRIKRVHNIAQYALDLAGTFNRFYKSVPVIGTEEESLRLVLVDKSRITIRNCLELLGINAPNSM
- a CDS encoding signal peptidase I, whose protein sequence is MDLKEIATYIVIILIGVILAQHMNVVVSGSMEPVMERGDIVIIDTNPGVIENGDIVVYNADWYNQPVIHRVIDIKKTSEGELYLIKGDNNPSPDPSLVKREQIISKVITINNNPLIIPKIGYITIWIRGL
- the ilvD gene encoding dihydroxy-acid dehydratase, with protein sequence MRSDSIKKGLQRAPHRSLLRACGVTDEEMDKPFIGVANSFTDIVPGHIHLNEVADAVKIGISHAGGVPFEFNTMAICDGIAMNHEGMKYSLASREIIADTVETMAQAHQLDGLVCIPTCDKVVPGMLMAAARLDIPSIFVTGGPMKPGKFHGKSVDLIDVYEGVGAVSSGKMTMEEIDELERCACPGAGSCAGLFTANTMACVTEVLGMSLPYCATAHAVDAKKMRLARESGSKIIELLEKNINPSKVMTQEAFENAIAADLALGGSTNTTLHIPAIASELEDKGVNINLDTFDLLGKKIPHITKLSPSGIHTMLDLDRAGGIPAVLKVIEDKINPEVMTCTGKTLKENIKDAKVLNEEVIRPLNNPIHEEGGLAILKGNLAPRGSVVKIGAVDEDMMEHEGPAKVFNSEDECVSAVFNKEIQEGDVVIIRYEGPKGGPGMREMLNPTSAISGMGIKSVALITDGRFSGGTRGPCIGHVSPEAMAGGPLAALKDGDIIKIDMHNRKLDVKLDEDEIKKRLEEVILPSKEVKGWLSRYRKLASSADKGAILR
- a CDS encoding DUF4010 domain-containing protein codes for the protein MHIELILKFLISFAIGALIGTERERKQSKIKEFAGIRTFMLIAVFGTSSAFLSTFYPNFLIIAFLGLAAIVSLSYIPSIKETGDIGITTEVVALLTFILGALCFTDEGLQIVPILAIIITTLLAVKPYLHTFAQKISQKEIINTLKFLIVAFVILPLLPNETIGPLGVFNPYQIWLMVVFISGISFAGYILMKFIGAERGISATGIIGGLVSSTAVTTAMAARVKESDFVIRAAVFATVVASSMMFFRVLFEVSVINSNLIGILVAPMLSMGILGIFLGFLAWKTTKVREVGEDLKLKNPFSLKPALIFGLLFLIILFISKIADIYFGSSGIYITSIISGVADVDAITISMAILARDTISNEVAVTAITLAAISNTVVKFFIAMFFGTRKFGYLIGVIFALIISIGIIAIIFV
- a CDS encoding threonine--tRNA ligase, which encodes MRILLIHSDYLKYKTKQKTRIAEDIGDKKSEEFENALVVFTAVEKKDEQNTDEIVKNAVSEIINVSGQVKPDNVIIYPYAHLSSSLGSPQSAKKILKDMESELKAKNIKVSRVPFGWYKSFEISCKGHPLSELSRTITVKPKEEEKATEEPSKWYVLSKGELYDPEDYEFKNEDLKKLTDYELGKLESTGEEPPHVRLMREKGLADYEPSADVGHLRWYPKGRLVRDLLSDYVYNLVTEYGAMPVETPIMYDLADEAIRTHADKFGERQYRMGTKKELMLRFACCFGAFRMLSDSFLTWKNLPVGVYELSTYSFRLEKRGEVVGLKRLRGFTMPDFHSVCADIPSSMEEFDRQIDMCMQTGKDLDVNYEAIFRATADFFEENKEWIYNAAEKMGKPILLEILPRRKHYWIAKMDFAAIDYLGRPIENPTIQIDVESAERFDITYINEAEEEEYPIIIHCSPTGSIERVIGSLLEKTAIEINERPPMLPVWLSPTQVRVIPIAERHIELASSLVDELKENNIRVDMDERHETVGKKIRNAGKEWVPYTIVIGDKELDSDKFTVNIRESNEKVLMDKDELINRIHDEVKGMPFRPLPLPLKLSKRVNF